A stretch of DNA from Candidatus Bathyarchaeota archaeon:
AATATTAAAGCCGCATTCATTTGGATCAATGTTTTCTAAGACTAATCCAGTTATGGTCCTTAGACATTTATCACAAGCCCCACAATTTAGTTCTTGAAATTGAGAATAACAAACGCGTAATGTAGGATAAATTCGGTTCTTTTTTATGTACTCTTTTAATATATACTTAATTTTTTCTTGACGGCTATATTTACTACCATAATGAATTATGCGAATATTTGACCAAGACAATTTATTATCAATTAAAGGATGGGATCCCCAAGATTGTCTGCCTTTTATTAAATGCAGATTCCAAGATGACGAAATATAAAGAATGCCAATGTTTTTTACCTCAGTTAAAGGAGCGCATAAACCTAAAGACGAAAAACCATGTTGAATAGACCCCCACCAAGAATTGTCTGTACAATATCGTCCAAATTTAAAACTCAGTTTTTTTTCATCCAATAGGTCACGAATGTTTGACTTTATAAGCAAAAAATCGATTTTTTCTGATTTTGCAAACTGTTCATATTTCTGCTGTACTGTCATCCAAAACGTTTTTTTATTAAGCGGAATATCCGCACCCCAGATCATTATTAATAATGGTTTTTTAGTTTTAGATTGAATGTATGAACAGGTAGAGTCAAGTCCTCCACTGAATAATAGAGCGTTACACTCGTCAGAAAAATAATTTATGACTTTTTTAGTAGCAAATATATTAGTGGAAAACGAGAAACTAGGGTACCATTTTTTCATTACAACCTTAATGTCAGCTAAAGAATTCAAGAAAGCACTATCTATTTCATTAACATAAATATCAGCCCCAATTGCCCATGCAATTGGTAAAATATTTGTAATAACAGGGATGTTTAAAATACTCAAATCTACGTCTTGTATGTCGACGTTATATTTTGCAAAGAATATAGAAGATTTAAAATATTTTTTTACTCCTCTAGAAAACGATAGTTTTGAAATTATTGTATTACTATTCAAAATTTTAGTTTTTTCTATTCGAATATAATTTTTTAACATAAAATACCACATAATTAACTAAAAATAAAAACATCTAAGCACATATAATTTTCTGGTAAATGTCATAAAGCCGATTGGCAACTACATCAATTGAATAGCTCTCTTTTACCATGGCACAAGCTTGTTTTCCTAATTTCAAACGGATGTCTTCGTTATCTAACAAGTAATCTATTGCTCTAGCAAGTTCTATATAGTTATTTACTGAAACTAAAATTCCATTTTCCCCATTTCTAACGATTTCAGGAACCCCACCAGTTTGAGTTGCTATTACGGGAGTTTCACAAGCCATTGCTTCCAAAAGTACTACACCAAATGCTTCACGAAAAGAGGGCAAAATAAAAATTGACGCTTGTTGATATTGCGCAATCAATTCAGGATGATTTGGAGCAAAACCACCAATATATTGTATCACATGCTTTCCACGTTGGTTTTCAATTTCTATTAGCCGAAAAATATTTTGACAGTAATTTAAATCCCAACCTGAAGGACCGATTATTGTTAACGTAACAGAGTGATTAACATACTTTAAGGACCGTAACAAAACATGTAAACCTTTTTCAGGCACAATTCTTCCAACGTATAATAGTGTATTCTCATTTTTTTTTCCCCCTGATTGAAATATCTTTGTGTCAATAGCATTGGGCAGTACATTAATTTTTTGTTCAGCAACACCAAGTGCAATCAATTCTTCTTTCATCTTATTAGTTAATGAAAGATACATATCCACCGTATTTTTTAGCAACAAGCGACTGAAATGATATCTATTAAAATAATCAAAATCAATTGCATGTAAATGTAATATTTTACGTTTTTTTACAAAAAAGGAAAAGAAGGGAAAACTAAATTCTGCTTCATGAAAATGTAACACATCATATTCTTTCAGCATATGTGTAAATCTCCCAGGAATAACATTTAATTTTGATGTTATTCTAGGGGAGTGATTAATAAAAGGCAACCAATTAAATCCTGGAATTTTAAAAATTTTTAAATTATTCCTATTTTCTACGGCACCGCTCCATCTAGGATGCCATTTTTGATCCATATTGAAAGTCATAATGTCGACTTCAACCCCTAAATCCTTTATCGCAGTCGAAATATTCTGTACCATAGTTTCAGTACCGCCTTCAATAGGATAAAAACTAGGAGATATCATTAATACATGCATTATAATCTCACTTTTTGAATTATCATTTAAAATTTTTAAAAAATTACAGAATTTTATCAAGACCACTAATGCTTACAAAAAAAGTAGAGATGCTGTACACTAATAAGTAACAAGAAGTAAATGATCGGTCAACAGGAATTTTTAACAAAGTTTGCATTAACTGAACTAAGGAATATCGAATTGCCCACATTCGGGATTGTTTTTGTTTTAAAAAAATTCTGGTTTTTGTTACACCACTATGAATCCCACGTTTTAGGATATACGAGATTCTAATTCGATCACATGGAATGTTATGAAAAACTTTTGAATCTGGGATATACATCAGAGAATACCCAGATTCAATAATTTTTTTACAAAAAAAAGTATCCTCCCCAGCCAAAATTAGTTTACTTTTTCTAGTTATTCCGAGACTTTCGTCAAAAATAATTTTTTTAAAGATTTCCTTTTTAAACGCTACATTTGATGTGATCAAGCCATCTGTTAATACAGCTTCAGTTCCCCTATAAAACAGACCAAGTGCATCTTTTACATGAATTTTATCAGGAATACGATCAGGTCTTAATGGATAAACTGGACCGCCGACACCCATAACACTTTTTGAATATTGGAAACCACGTATTAAATTCATAAGCCATGACTCATCAACAACACAATCATCATCAGTGTATGATATAATAGAACCTTTCGACAGTTTAGCTCCTTTATTTCTAGCATGAGCTAGCCCAAACTTATGTTCAACAACAAAACGCAATTTTGGAAATTCTTTACAAAGTTCTCTTGTTCCATCAGTTGAACCACCGTCAACTACAATAATTTCAAATCTGTTTTTCGGATAATTTTGCATATAAACTGAGGACAGACAAGTTTTCAACATATTTTTCCTGTTGTATGTACAAATTACCACAGAAACAAATGGGAACTCTGATGAATTAGTGTAATTGCTCATTTCATCCACTCAACAACAAAGAATTCAAAATAATATAAATCAAATGAAAATCAGTTTTTATTGAATAATTTTTTTGCAAATCTGATTGAGGTTAAACTTCTTTGTTTCAAAATCTTAGTTTTATCAATAGCAGAAAAATAAATATTTGATTTTTTTAATTGAACATCGTTTATTAAAGTCATTAATAAATCATAATTTACATTTTCAACATTAATAGAATAATTTAATTGTCCAAATAAATCAAAAATTCCATTTATCTTAATTTTATAATAATCATCAATATAAATGCCGATAGCCGGAACGCCAGAGGTCAGTGCAAATACGTTGAAATGATATCTAAACCCAATTACAAAATCCAAGTGATCAATAATACACTTAATCTGTTTTGCATCATACATCTTTGAAAGAACAAAAGCTTTGTTTTTGTTGCACATCAATTGTAAAACATCAATAGCTGGCGACCCGTCACCATCTACTCCATATTGGATAGGCACAAACAAAACCCTGGCATCATGCTCATCAATTAATTTATCAGCAACTTTTGCAAGAACAATCTTTACTTTTTCAATTTTTGTTTGATTTTTTTGAAGATACCTAAGACCAATAACGTTAATGCCAATCAAAGGATGATTTAGGTCAATGCCTTCCCTTTTAATAATGTATTCAAAACGTTGATAACTTTCAGAAGCTAATGTAATACTATCATCTGCTGTTATCCGAATTATTGGTTTAGTTACACCTAGGTTCTTCAAAATGATTGTAGAAAAACGTTCTCGCAAAGTAATTAAATTAACCTGATTGATAGAATAGCGCGCAAGAATTCTGTCAAAAAACCCATAAAAAGGACCTATTGTTTGACCAGATAAAATTATTGGCTTCTCAAAAATACGGCATAAAATAATAATAATAGATTTGTGATACAACTCAGAACGCCAAACACTTGTTAGTGTCCCCCCACCAACACAGAAAAGCATATCAGATTTTTTTAATGTTTTTAAAAATTTTAGTAAAGTATAATTTAGAAAAAAAGTTCTTTTATTTTTTTTTAGAAGCTGTGCATTTAATATCAATATCAAAAATTTTAATGCAAGAATAATACTACATAAATAATTAGAAAAAATAGATGTTGCATCAGATGACTTTTTTTTATTTTCATTTGAGGATGTTTTATTTTTTTGGCGAATGAAAGAAAAAGAATTCATACAATATTTCAAAGAAAAATCAATATTCAAATCATCCTTTTGATGTTTTTTAGTGTTTTCAAGATTATCTGTAAGTATAGTTAAATGTGCATCAGGGATAAAATGTTGTAAATTTTCAATAACCGCTGTAAGTTGGGCCTCATCACCCAAATCTTGGTAACCATACCCTCCAATTAATAATATTCTTTTCATGTTTTTCTATACACCCAAAGAAATGCAATACGTATTCACATCAACTAAGAATGGAAATGAAAAATATTCTTTGATGCAGACACTAGTTTTTGACAGGAAATAATAACTGAAAAAGTTGAGAACATATTTTTACTTTTTTAGACATTTAATATCTTCCAAAAACATCAGATGCCCTTTGAACCAGGAATAAATATATGAAGAAATATAAGAAAAAAAACACTTTGGAGAAAAGACATATTGAAATAAATTAACTACTAAATATCTTAGAAAACCTAATGATTCTAATTTCAATAAGCCGACAATAGATGGTTCACTAAAAAAGTGTTTGTACAACATAGTATAAGCCCTATTTGCTTCAGTTCCTATGTTTGCTCTGGTGGTTTTCATTGTTTCATCATCGTGAACACCTAATAATTCAGCATACCAAGAAAATTTAACTCCATGTCTCTTGCACATTAAAAAAAATAAAACTTCTTCAAAACCCCAAGTGGTAAACTGTCTAGCCCAAAACACATTTTTATATACAGCCGAGGGTATTAACATTAAAGCGCCTAAAAAATAATCAGCCTCAGAGGCTGAACTTTTAAATCCTTTTCCCTGAGAATCTAATTTAATTGGTGAAGTAAAATCACCATAATATTTTATTGTTCCCGAAATCACACGAATGTCTCGCGATTTAAAATTATTATAATAATTTAATAAGTTCAAGATAGCATTATTAAAAAGGTATAAATCGTCGTCAACATATAATAATGCCTCGGTTTGACAAAGAGATGCAATAACACTTCTTGCATATGAAACACCTGGTCTAAGCTGTTTAATGT
This window harbors:
- a CDS encoding glycosyltransferase family 4 protein; amino-acid sequence: MHVLMISPSFYPIEGGTETMVQNISTAIKDLGVEVDIMTFNMDQKWHPRWSGAVENRNNLKIFKIPGFNWLPFINHSPRITSKLNVIPGRFTHMLKEYDVLHFHEAEFSFPFFSFFVKKRKILHLHAIDFDYFNRYHFSRLLLKNTVDMYLSLTNKMKEELIALGVAEQKINVLPNAIDTKIFQSGGKKNENTLLYVGRIVPEKGLHVLLRSLKYVNHSVTLTIIGPSGWDLNYCQNIFRLIEIENQRGKHVIQYIGGFAPNHPELIAQYQQASIFILPSFREAFGVVLLEAMACETPVIATQTGGVPEIVRNGENGILVSVNNYIELARAIDYLLDNEDIRLKLGKQACAMVKESYSIDVVANRLYDIYQKIICA
- a CDS encoding glycosyltransferase — protein: MDEMSNYTNSSEFPFVSVVICTYNRKNMLKTCLSSVYMQNYPKNRFEIIVVDGGSTDGTRELCKEFPKLRFVVEHKFGLAHARNKGAKLSKGSIISYTDDDCVVDESWLMNLIRGFQYSKSVMGVGGPVYPLRPDRIPDKIHVKDALGLFYRGTEAVLTDGLITSNVAFKKEIFKKIIFDESLGITRKSKLILAGEDTFFCKKIIESGYSLMYIPDSKVFHNIPCDRIRISYILKRGIHSGVTKTRIFLKQKQSRMWAIRYSLVQLMQTLLKIPVDRSFTSCYLLVYSISTFFVSISGLDKIL
- a CDS encoding polysaccharide pyruvyl transferase family protein, with the translated sequence MKRILLIGGYGYQDLGDEAQLTAVIENLQHFIPDAHLTILTDNLENTKKHQKDDLNIDFSLKYCMNSFSFIRQKNKTSSNENKKKSSDATSIFSNYLCSIILALKFLILILNAQLLKKNKRTFFLNYTLLKFLKTLKKSDMLFCVGGGTLTSVWRSELYHKSIIIILCRIFEKPIILSGQTIGPFYGFFDRILARYSINQVNLITLRERFSTIILKNLGVTKPIIRITADDSITLASESYQRFEYIIKREGIDLNHPLIGINVIGLRYLQKNQTKIEKVKIVLAKVADKLIDEHDARVLFVPIQYGVDGDGSPAIDVLQLMCNKNKAFVLSKMYDAKQIKCIIDHLDFVIGFRYHFNVFALTSGVPAIGIYIDDYYKIKINGIFDLFGQLNYSINVENVNYDLLMTLINDVQLKKSNIYFSAIDKTKILKQRSLTSIRFAKKLFNKN
- a CDS encoding glycosyltransferase family 2 protein; translated protein: MGEYLIPDKKYCLTIGIPTKNRKDKIKKCLIALQNQRFKHFCIIVVDGSDGDETQKVCSEFSKSMDLLYIKQLRPGVSYARSVIASLCQTEALLYVDDDLYLFNNAILNLLNYYNNFKSRDIRVISGTIKYYGDFTSPIKLDSQGKGFKSSASEADYFLGALMLIPSAVYKNVFWARQFTTWGFEEVLFFLMCKRHGVKFSWYAELLGVHDDETMKTTRANIGTEANRAYTMLYKHFFSEPSIVGLLKLESLGFLRYLVVNLFQYVFSPKCFFSYISSYIYSWFKGHLMFLEDIKCLKK